GAATCGTAAGACTAGTGTCACCAGCAATCTTTCAAATGGCCCGGTAACTGAAAGCAACATGGGGCCATATGTCCACACATGAGCAGAGTATCAACTCGGAGACAGACAACAATCCAGGCTCGATCGCAAGCCGTAGCAGACTCGATTAACTTGTCATAATGCAGTGGCAGGATGTTATCCTcctggaaaagaagaaagataaCCGACTTGCTTAATGAGATGTTCCCTGTTCACTAGGTCACGGGCAATGCTCACAGTACCGATCTCCACCAGCGTAACTGTCCGACCGCAGGTGCTATTGAATGAATCTCACATTCTCACGCCAGAAAGTGGATCCAAGATTGGATCAGGTATAGCCGCATAGCAGTTAACAATTGCTGAATCGAGATCCATCGTCCATCGTCCATGTAGTATATTCTTTCAGAGAAATGTATCACCGATTATCtcggagaaaaaagaaaacaaaaacatgaacATCTCACGTGAAGCTAAGTAGTAAAAGCAAGGCTCTTCGCATGTGCAATATTGCAGTAGACCAGGCATGTTGAGCTGAAGGATTTCCTTGCCTGGCGTACCGAAATTAAACAAGGTAGGGCTGATTGAATCTCTTTTGCCAGCTCCCGGTATTTTTAGGATCCTCGGTAAGCAGAGATCACATGACGAGCAGGTGCATTCAATGCTAACATAACGACCGCCTGATGAACTTTCTATCCATCAGCGtataaacaacaatatacaTGTGCCTTTACGGACAGCTTTGCACGGTCACCGGAGAAAACGAGATGTGCGGCGACCGGTACAGTTGTATACTCCTACTAAACACGGGACCTTTTCCGCTTTGCTACCAAAATTCCCGCCCAAATTCACCATTTTCTCGTGTCCCTTCCCGCCAGCGCCGAACCGAAGGAAGGAGCTGGTACTGTGGTGTGTGGTCACTCCGATGGTCAGTTGTGTGTTTGACCCGGGGCCTCGTAACTCGGGCGCAGAGGCGCAGAACTCACGTACGGCACACGGTGGATAGCCTGACAAACCGcgacgtgcgtgcgtgcgtatAACTAACCCCACGTTAAACGCTCCCCAACAGGGCAACAGGATTAGCCCGCTAATCCTATAAAAAAAGCATCTCCAAGACCATTCACAAAATCACATCAAAAACCTCTGTACGGAGATTTCCTGTAAAAGATTCTACCTCAAATCACTCTTCGATCCAACGATTCCCTAAATCTCATCCCATGTATTCCAGTTGTTTATATTATATTCGTATCTTTCAGCCGATTTTGTAAACTACGACATTTCAAATAAATTGTATATTTGAAATTGCTTCAATCTACAAAATATCATATGCTacttttacaaaaaaaaagttgcttcAATTCATAATTCCTTCAATTTACAAATATGATATGCTacttttataaaaaaaattgattcaaCTTACAAATCATATGCATCAATTACAAATATCAGTACAGTCTTCTCCATCTTCGTCTCAAACACCAGCCCAGGAGCACCCTCTTCTGCTCTACTCCACCTGTGCCCCACCGCTGCCAGCACCGGCTCTGACCCATGCCCTTGCCCGTGCGCCAGCGTCCGCcgccccagcgccgccgcccctacCCCATCCTCCATGCCTCCTCTCATTCCCATCTCCATCCCGGCCGCACCTACCCCATCCCAGCGCCTCCTCTCATACCCTCCCCTACCGAGCCCCCTCCCACTTCCTCAGATTCAGGCGACTCCATCATCTCAGGCTCTCCCACTCCAAGTGCGGCAGCCGCTGACGAGAGGGTAGCAGATAAGGAGAAGATGGCAGTTCCAGAGAGAGACGGAGCATGCCTGGGCGGAGTGGAGGATTCGACGGGTGGGAGATTTCCCGCTGGCGGTTGATGGATGGGGTATTCCGAGCTTGATGCTGAGGATGGGGAACCCCGAGCTCGATTTAGGGCACGGCTCGAGATGGGGAATGAGACGGAGGTTTTGCTCGAGGATGTTTTTGGGCCAGATTTTCTAAATTTACCTATTGAGGCCTGATAGGGATCTCTTGGGGATGCTCTAAGGGTCTATTTGATTCAAGGATTGGAAATATACAAGAATAGGATAAATGAATGATTGCAATGTCATGTCCATTTGATCCCTATAAGATCTTGTTGTCACCAAATTTGTTTGATTAaccagaagaaaaacaaaggattTCTACCAAGAGGTTGAGTGGATGGAAAATTTCCTATGATATGTAGTACGAAAAGTCCTTAGGAAAAATCTCTATAAGATTCAATAGGAttcaatcctacaaatcaaaatAACCAATGTAGAAATTTTTTCTGAAGATTTCAAACCTCCAAAATTCTTATGAAAATCCTTTTGAGTCTGCAGCCAAAGGAGCAGCCTGTTCTTGTTACATCAGCACGTCGCTGCACACACGCTAACGCTACGTATGTGTCGTGTTCCACTGGGTTTTAACCGCTGAAGCACATGCAGCATGTGTTCTGCTTTCAGGCCTGGCAGTTTTGACAGGAAGGCCACTTGTAAAGCTGACctttttgcaagtttgcagAAATGGGCACTCTGCATTTGGTGGAGAATATATTTGCAGCCAGGCCACGAGTGCCAATCACTGGAGCAAGACACATCTAACTGGCATGTGCTCCCAAAAACAAGCCATCAACATGCATGTTTGGTTGACAGCCAATTTTCTCTCGCACTGCGGGGAAGGCACATTGTATGCAGCGAAGAAATGGATAGCAGGTCACATCTTTTAGGAAATTTGGGCATAGCATGTGGCTTTCAACAGCTGTGAGCCTGTGACAGTGAATCAAATAAGCTAGAGACAGAAAACGGTGTCCACATCTTTAGAGACGGATCGCCTGACGCACGGTGCCTGCTTACGTACACAAGGCAGGACCACGTATATATACCATCACTACGAAGTACAGAGCACGTACGTAATCTTTATCGAGCTAGTGAATCGTATCTGGtggcatgcagcagcagcagcaggacgaCCCTGAGACATCGGTTGTATCATGATGTTTGACCAGACCAACCGGCGTGCACTGCAGCAAGCATGGGATCCTCGGAGAAAGCGGCATCGGTGTTGGAGCTGGACCCATTTTTTCCATGCACGGTACTACTGGCAGGCGTTATGGCTTGGACGTCTGCACCTTTCCCTCGTCCTTGTGCAGAAACGCTGACAACAGTTCAGGCCAAGGTGTTACAAAATTAATCACTTTGTATTCTAGTTTGCGCGCCAATGAGGAGTAATTCGCCAAGTCACACTCAAAAACACATCTTGTAGATCGATTGTGGCATGTTTAATGTCACGGTTGCTAGTTCTGCATATGGCGTGAGACCTCGAGAAAACACAGTCAATGTCCATCAGTTGCATGCGCCATGTCAGATGAAATGAGCAGCTGTGTGTGAAACAGAGTTCCAGCCAATGTAGATCAGCAGCATTTGCACCAGTGGAGTAGTGCAGTGCAGGGGCCATGTGTATGAGGTAAGCTGAGAACGTGGCTGTGCTGCTTGTTCTCCGAGCATATCGCTCCGATCGATCCACAAACAAATCAAGGAAAAAAGGGTCGGGCCCAGGAGCCGAAGTTCAAAGCATTGAGCGCAAGACTTTTATTTCGGCTCGTACTGATCGTAAGATTATCAGCTGAGTAGTCTAGATTCTTTGAGATGAGGGGGACATGAGCACAAGACATTCGATCCCAACAACCATCCATCGATTTTTCAACTTTATCCTAGCTGTCACCTCTCTATGACAAGGTGGCAAGTGGCAACGGCAAGTGGCCTGGCCCTGCTCTTCGATCTCGACGCCGCCAGTGCATGCCTTCCGTCTAGATGCTGGAGTACAAAAGAGGCAGGAACTCTGTATTTCTCACAGTCGACATTTGCAATATAAAGAACGTACTGTACGAGAGCCAAAACCCACGAGGTCAGGATGGTTTGTAAAAAAGTCTTCCGGATGAACTGACCCTACATGTTGCTATATGCGGCACCACCCCTCGACATGAACATCAAATTCGGTTGCCCCAACCATATTTCCGTACAGAAATATTTTCCGGGGCTCAGCTGGATGCGCATCGACCAATCAGTCACAATTCGATCCGGAACGCGCAGGTTGATCCAAATACAAAGTCCAAGGAATCCCTGGCTCCCTGCCGTGGGCTGACCTCCCCACGGAGATGGTAGACGAAGTGGTGGGCCACCTCGCCATCTTCAGCACGGCCCAATTCACCAGCGTGTGCCCTTCTTGGGCCAAGGCCGTCACGACGAACCCGACCCTGCCCTTCGGAACGCCGTGCCTGCTCATGTCGCTCGAGGACGACCCACAGGCCGAAGCCCACCCTgtggacgacggcgacgaggagcgCAACACCACCTTCGGGCTACTGGAGCTGCACAGCCCATGGAGAGAAACCACCACGTTCCCGCCTGCATCAGGGCCATGCGCGACCGGTATTGGGTCGGCGCCAAGGACGACTGGCTTGCCACCGTCGACGAATCCTGCAACGCCGAGCTCGTGAACCCTTACAGCGGCCACCGGGCCCACCTGCcggccatcaccaccatcCCTGGCGTGGAACTGACCGGCCGTGTCTGCgagctccggcgacgtggaACTAACGGGTACGATCACGTCTTGCGGAGGATCGTCGTGTGCGAGACGCCGTCTGCAGACAACGGCTACCTAGTCATTGGAATTTTCAGTTCCGGGCTTTTGGCAATCGCTAGATCAGGTGGCGAGCATAGCTGCTGGACGGCACTGAAGAACCCACGCGAGGCATGGTCGTCGTCTGACAGTTACAGCGACGCAATTGTCCATAAGGGCAAGGTCGTCGCCGTTGGCACAAACGGCTATATCTACGCTTGGGACCTGGGCGCCGGCACGACGTGCCACGAGCCAGTGAAGCTGCTGCGGCCCCCGCAGGCCAGCCATGGCAACTAAAAGTGCCCGCAGAACCTGGCGGAGTCGGCCGACggccgtcgtcttcttctcgtCTACACGCACGATTGGAGGTACAAGCTCAACATCAACCTCGGCGGGGAGATAGAAAGGTATGATGAGCACGGACACGGAGTGCACCTGTACGAGCTGGATGTGGACGCTTCTGTTTCGGAGTCGGACGGGGATCGACGTCATGGATGGAGCCGCGTCACCAGCCTGGGCGACCGCGCGCTGTTCCTGGGCTCCAATTGCCCGTTCCTGGCGGAAGTTGACCGTGGATCGGAACTTCTTCGGCCCAACTCCGTCTGCTTCACCGTGAACGAGTTGTTTGGGTACCTCGGCATGGATTTCGACATGGTGGTGTTGGACTTGGATGATCAGTCACCCATCTGGTTTAGACCGAGAGTAGTAGACTGGCAGCGCCGATCAATTTAATGGCTCGCTGTATTCCGGTTTCTAATTCGATCAGGATGGTAaatttttgaaagaaaacgAATTTTAtgctgtggtatcccctttttttttgccagcATTATATTCAGATTTCTTCTGTCACTATAGTAGAGAATGCCTATGAAGCTTGATTGTTTTTAAATTGACGAGCAGTCAAATGTCATCGCCACCTACTAGCAATATAATATAGTTTTTACATACAAAAATAAACGTGTCAAAAATACAATAAATACTCTAGGAAGTTACAAACTTAAATTACAAGCAAAATTAGTAAGTTCCATATTCCTTTGCAAAAAATAGATAACCGTGTGGACATGTTTATGGGTTGTTAAAAAACATGAAGTGTTCATATGTCAAAAATATCGAGTGTTTAGTTTCCGAAATATTGTTGGAACCCGACTAAAATATTTATCAAATTTAACAACTTCATAACTTAAGAACTTGCAGAATATATGACCCATGCTCCTTTAGGCTCTTTAAATTCCGTGGGTGGCGTAGCTACCGAGATCAATGCAGTTAATTATGTCTCTCCTAGAAGTTGGTTATCGACTTCTCATTTTGTTCTAggattcttcttttttgtgggCCATTTGTGGCATGCAGGAAGAGCCCGAGCTGCTACAGCAGGTTTTGAAAAGGGAATCGATCGTGATTTAGAACCTGTTCTTTACATGAACCCTCTTAACTAAGATTTTCGATATGACCTGAAGATGAATATGCCCTAAATTAGAAACTCCATGCAACTATTCATCTCCTCGGGTCGCCAATGgtcttacatttttttttaaatttgaacttcAAGCCCAAATTGTGAAAAGCACTGAAGACAAGTATACAATAAAACTAAAGACGACACATTAATTGTTAGAGGAAAGAGCAAATGATAGCTTTGATGTTCATGTTCCTTCTATTTCCAATGCGATCATTGAAGCCTCGACTTCAGAGAAATTGTTTCTCTGTTCGACAGTTCACTTGGGCCAATTTGGggctttaatttttttgggaGTTACTTCCTCGCTACAAACTTCAAAACCCAGCAAGGTGGGGGCTCAACGGCCAAAGTGGCCTCCTGGCGGTGCGTCCAGCCTCCTAGCATCTCGGTGGTAGCACGGTGTGAAAGTGAGGTCTAAGGTCATCGAGGTCCTCGTGCTCTGCTATGCTTTTCTTTCTATATCTCTCGGTCTCATGGTTCACTTTTGTTGACGCTTTTGATCAACTCATTGTCTACTTGTTACCAAAACAAGTATGATTTTGCTATATGTAAGTTTCCTgattttttagttagagataagttgatttcTCAGCCATTTGATATGATTTGTGATCTAAGATTGGAAATGGATGAGAGATGAAAAAAGACGGATAAAATAAGATCTAAATACTAATCTAACGGATATGCTTCGTCAACTTAGATTTTAGATTTTTCTTTCCACCTGGGGTTTCCCCCCTTTCCATTATTACTAACGGAAATATAAAGTCTGATACACATGCACGGACAGGGGTGGgggaacaaaagaagaaacctAACCATGGGCAGGAAAACCGCTGACCAGCTTCTGCAATCAGAAGCTGACTACGGGACAAAAACCTGCCCCTACACCCCCAAGCCCTAGACAAAGTCTTAACACCAAGTTCCAGCCTAAAAAGATTACAAAACAACAACCAAGACAGCCACCTCGAACATtaaagcaaaagcaaagagCAATCCTCCAGAACAAGCATCCTCAGAGAGTGATTGTCAGACGTGCCACATCCACTGCTTCATCAGTTGGCACCGATGCATCTTCATGAAGACTTCGCATGAGCTCCTTCACATTGGCAATCAGCTGCTGAGCACCCTCCTTCAAGAGCTCCTTGTCACCATCCCTCTGCAAACCTGACCAAGACAACACAGAAGCACACGCAGTGAAAATAATCTCAAAAGGGGACCAAAGATTATACTTCTGGAAAGTCACACGATTCCTGCACTTCCATATAGCCCAGGTTATAGCAGCTAAACCAACCACAAAAAATTTGTCACCATAGGGTAGAAAAGAGTGCATCCACACAAAGTATTGCCAGACATAATTTGGGATAGTGGAAGTTCCAAAAAGGGAACCCACGGTCCCCCAAACCAGTTTAGACACAGGGCAGAGGAAGAACAAATGCTTAGCATTCTCAGGCTGAACACAGAAAGAGCATAGAGGAGAGCCTGTCCAATTTTTCTTACACAAACAATCCCTTGTAAGCACAGCATACTAGAACGGCAATCACAAAAAGATCTGAATTTTAAGAGGATTTTTTGCCTTCCAATCCACTTGTTATGTGCCCCATGAAGGAACCTTTCCTGCCAAGTATAAAGAGATTTAAGAGTGAAAGTAGATTTATTATGAACCCAACTAACATGATCTAGCTCGTTAGATAAAAGCAAGGCCCCCACTTTATCCCTAATCATTCTCCATTGTACCAGCAAGTTAGGATTAAGTTGTCTTCTGAAATGTAACATAAACCCAGCATCAACAAACTCCTTAATAGTAATATCAGGGGATAAGCAGATCTCAAAAAGTTCAGGAAATTGGGAAGATAATAAACCATTGGCCTCATCCCAATCATCATTCCATAATCTCATTAGGTTCCCACAACTCAAATGGAGCTTCCTACCAGCAAGATAATATTCTCTCACTTTTAGCAAAGTTTTCCAACAAGTTGAATCAGTTTGTTTAAGCTTCACAGTAGATAAAGTAGCATGAGATAGATATTCTGTTTAACAATAGTTTGCCATAAGCCTTGACCTATAATCAAGGTTCCACCACCACTTGCATAACAAactaatattttgttttctcaaatCATTAATACCCAAACCCCCTTTATTCCTGGATCTACAAACCCTAGACCACTTCACAAGATGATATTTCTTCTTATCTCCAGTACCTTGCCAAAGAAACCTTCTTCTATGTTTATCAAGTTTTTCAATAAAGGTCTTATTAAACAAGAACATTGACATATGATAATAGGGTAGACTGGATAGACAAGCATTCAACAAAATAGTCTTGCCACCCATAGACAAGGTATAACCTTTCCAAGCCTCCAATCTTTTAAGAAATTTAGTATTCAGGAATTCCCAATCTTTATTTTTAATAGAAGCAAAACTAACAGGGACACCAAGATAACGCAAAGGAAGTGTACCAATTTGACAGCCATACAAATTAGCATAGTAGGAGGCAATATCATTatcccccccctccccccccaaTAAGAAACACTTCACTCTTGAGGAAGTTAATTTTCAAACCAGACATCATTTCAAAGATGTACAACAACAACTTTAGGTTAATGGCTTTCTCCTCATCATGCTGCAAGCAAATTACAGTATCATCAGCATACTGTAAGATAGCAAGCCCATTCTCAACCAAATCACTAGCCAAATCAGTAAACATATTATTTCTTTGTCCCTTCAAAACCATTTTAGTGAGAAATTATGCTTCCAAGTTAAACAACATAGGAGATAAAGGATCCCCCTGCCTCACCCCTTTGGAACTAACAAAATAAGGACACACGGTATCATTCAGCTTAACACTAACAGTGCCATCCCTAAGAACTTGATCAATCCAATGACACAATTTCTCATTAAAACCTTTATGATGAAGACAGGAAAGCAAAAACTCCCGATTAACTTTGTCATATGctttttcaaaatcaagtttAAGAACAACACCAATCTCCCTCTTGACATGGGTGTGATGCATAACTTCATGCAAGGTTAAAACCCCATCCctaatatttctttttttaatgaaagCATTCTGTTGAATATTGATCAGTTTATCAGCATAATGTTCCAAACGAATAGTTAGGGATTTAGTCAACcacttgtatatatatttaaGTAAACAGATAGGCCTAAATTGTTGAATCTTATCAGCACCAGTcaattttggcaaaaaaaagtaatGACACCATAATTCAGTCTTTGTACCTCCAAAGTCCCCTTATGAAACTCTTGAAACATGTTAAAAATATCAGAGGAGATAATAGGGCAAGAAGCTTGAAAAAATTCAATTGGAATATTGTCAGGGCACCTCCCTTGTTAGGTTTCATGGAGAACAGAGCATGTATTAATTTCCTCCATTGTAAAAGGCTTAGTTAGATCATCATTATCTTGGACAGACAGGATTTCATGGGCTTCCCAAAGATCAGAATCAATATTAAACAGATTACCAGGAGCTGGGCCAAATAACTCTTTATAATAAGAGGTAGCATGAGCTAAAAGATTTTTAGTTCCTTCTATATTAACATCCCCATCTTTGAGATTATGAATAGTGTTCTTCCTCTTTCTACCATTAGCAATTCTATGGAAATATGCAGTATTTTGATCCCCTTTCAAAATCCAGTTTTCATGAGATTTCTAAACCCAGCCTAATTCCTCCTCAACATCAAGGCTATCAAGTTCAGTAAGAATATCCACTTTTCTACCAAACATGTTAGGAGGCAAGACATCCACCTCCTCCCATTGCTCAATAGCAGCAAGCTCCTCCTTAAGGTCATTTCTCCCTTTTCTATTAACTCCAAACAAGTGAGACCCCCATCCTTTAAAAtactttttaattttcttcaaCTTGATATTAATCACATCCACTACATTATCTTTAGTGACAGGTTGGTTCCAAATCTCAGCAACTTTAGGAAGAAAATCTTCATTTTTTAACCAGGCAAGATCAAAAtgaaactctttttttttcaatttagGTGGACCGACATTGGAATTCAACAGCAAAGGATTATGATCAGACTTAGATCTAACCAGCTTCTCAACAGTACCAAAGGAAACAAATCCTCCCAATCAAAAGACATGAGCACTCTGTCAAGTTTTTCCAGAATGTGATCAGTTTGGTTATTAGACCAGGTAAAATCCCCCCACTCAGATTAATTTCTCTAAGACCCAAGGTGTGAATAATATAATTAAACAGATCAGAAGAATGAGAGGCATGGaactgtttatttttttcaccCGCATGTCTAAGAACATTAAAAATCCCCACCCACAATATAAGGACAACCAAGTCCATTACAGAAAGCTGCCAATTCAGCCAAGAAAGCACCCCTCAAATCCTCATGAGCAGCTCCATAAACAGAAAGCAAGCTCCACTTACATTTCTTAGACTTATCCCAAAGATCAAGCTGAACAATAAAATCACCCAAtttaaaagaagaaacatcAAACTTATCATTTCTCACACCACATAAAATCCCACTAGCTCTTCCCAAAGAAGGAATCAATTTCCAGAAAAAATCACCTCTAGGATCAAGGAGTCTGAAAAAACTAGGAAGGTAATCTTTTTTATGTGTCTCCTGAAAGTAGATAAAGTCTAGGTTATTAGCATGGATTAAATCAGAGAGGCAGGCAACCATGCCCTTTTTACTTACCCTCTGCAATTCCAAAATAGACCAATCATGAAGTATTTGTGATTTGCTTTCCCCTCCTTCTAGTAGTGCCAGGGGGTACAGGGCCCCTACTAGAAAGAGAGGCAGCTTTATTCCGACTTCTAGTCACAGGTCTCAAACACTTAGGGGATACTTTTACTCTAGGaatcttctttttcttagGCTGTACCAACACAAATTGTTGCTGCTCATCCTCATCATCAGATAACCATTGAAGggaaagggggggggggggtagaTTCACCATTGTTAGTCACAATATGCAGATTAGTATCCAAGGACTGATGTTTTTTAAGAAGATTAGCTCTGACCACTTCCAATTCCTAAAGAATATTGATGGAAGAGAAATTATTATCTGGGAAACACACCCCTAGCTAGCTGTGTAGCCCTAAGAACCAGCTCATTATTTGCGATATAAGCCAAAAGAGTAGAAATAGATTCAGAGATAGGGCAAGCAGCATTACCTTCCACGTTCCTTTTCCTAGAGACTAAAATAGCTTTCTCCAACATTTTACCCAAGTTTCCCTGTTTCAATAACCTCTGACTAAACCTGATTCCAGATTCAGAAACAAGATGATCATCAATAAAAACATCATGTATTAATACCTGCTCTTCCTCTCCTGGACCTTCAAGCAGCTCACCAGATGGAGAATGAACAACATACTCATGAATTTGAGATAAAGCAACAGCTTGAGATTCGTTCAATTCTACAATATGAGGAGCAATAGTATCCAT
The Brachypodium distachyon strain Bd21 chromosome 2, Brachypodium_distachyon_v3.0, whole genome shotgun sequence genome window above contains:
- the LOC106866249 gene encoding uncharacterized protein LOC106866249 isoform X3; amino-acid sequence: MLVDKLVDEAVDFGDDFSTPSDEVCEEDELNESQAVALSQIHEYVVHSPSGELLEGPGEEEQGNLGKMLEKAILVSRKRNVEGIGSGQS
- the LOC106866249 gene encoding uncharacterized protein LOC106866249 isoform X2, whose translation is MLVDKLVDEAVDFGDDFSTPSDEVCEEDELNESQAVALSQIHEYVVHSPSGELLEGPGEEEQGNLGKMLEKAILVSRKRNVEGNAACPISESISTLLAYIANNELVLRATQLARGVFPR